In Paraflavitalea devenefica, the following are encoded in one genomic region:
- a CDS encoding sterol desaturase family protein, protein MESFMHFWENIESWQRMAILLGGMVFFWVLEGYYPLFSFSFKRYKHAGVNLLFLLTTVILNLLLGSITVAVCDWVTQKDIGLLNWLSLPLWANILLGLFFMDFFGQYAPHYAMHKIKWMWKFHMIHHSDTKVDVTTGTRHHPGEWLFRESSTIIGALVIGLPIGMYFLYRSVAAIFTHFNHANIRVPLWFDKPISWILVSPNMHKVHHHYKRPYTDTNYANIFSLWDRIFGTFAYEDPRNLQYGLDVLDSSTDENVPYQLRLPFDNTIKTDY, encoded by the coding sequence TGGCAAAGAATGGCGATCCTGCTGGGAGGTATGGTCTTCTTCTGGGTGCTGGAAGGTTATTATCCGCTCTTCTCTTTTTCCTTTAAACGCTATAAACATGCCGGCGTTAACCTGCTATTCCTGCTCACCACCGTTATCCTGAATTTATTACTGGGCAGTATTACTGTTGCCGTATGCGACTGGGTAACACAAAAAGATATCGGGTTACTCAACTGGCTGTCGCTGCCTTTATGGGCCAATATCCTGCTGGGACTTTTCTTTATGGATTTCTTCGGACAGTACGCCCCGCATTATGCCATGCACAAGATAAAATGGATGTGGAAGTTTCACATGATCCACCACAGCGATACGAAAGTGGATGTAACCACCGGCACCCGCCACCATCCCGGCGAATGGCTGTTCCGGGAAAGCTCTACCATCATCGGTGCCCTGGTGATTGGTCTGCCCATTGGCATGTATTTCCTGTACCGCAGCGTAGCTGCCATTTTCACGCATTTTAATCATGCCAATATCCGCGTACCCCTCTGGTTTGATAAACCCATTAGCTGGATACTGGTATCGCCCAACATGCATAAGGTACACCACCATTATAAGCGGCCTTACACAGATACTAATTATGCCAATATTTTTTCTCTCTGGGATCGTATCTTTGGCACCTTCGCCTACGAAGACCCCAGGAACCTGCAGTACGGACTGGATGTACTGGACAGCAGCACGGACGAAAACGTGCCCTATCAACTCCGACTTCCTTTTGACAATACCATCAAGACAGATTACTGA
- a CDS encoding iron-containing alcohol dehydrogenase family protein, which translates to MKFRNFKMVDYVVYGRGSFDQLDEILAPRRQGEAPMVFLVDHFFAQGAPTGDGKPLVNRIPVRGKDKVIFVDVTYEPKTTYVDKLATDLQHEFGTVSGIIAIGGGSAMDLGKAVSLMMNNPGSSADYQGWDLVKFPGVYKAGIPTLSGTGAEVSRTTVLTGPTRKLGMNSDFTPFDQIVLDPALTANAPVNQRFYTGMDCYIHCIESLEGTYLNEFSKSYGEKALELCQYVFLEKDGWDAECDDKLMMASYAGGMSIAYSQVGVAHAVSYGLSYLLGTKHGIGNCIVMNHLEEYYPAGVEEFKRMVEKNKIDIPSGICKGLTDEQFDTMINVSLGMKPLWENALGKDWEKIMTREKLRKLYERL; encoded by the coding sequence ATGAAATTCAGAAATTTTAAAATGGTAGACTACGTGGTGTATGGCCGCGGTAGTTTTGATCAGCTTGATGAAATTTTAGCGCCCCGCCGCCAGGGAGAAGCCCCGATGGTCTTTTTGGTAGATCATTTTTTTGCCCAAGGGGCTCCTACCGGAGATGGTAAACCCCTGGTAAACAGGATCCCGGTACGGGGAAAGGACAAGGTGATTTTTGTAGATGTAACGTATGAACCTAAAACTACTTATGTAGATAAACTGGCTACAGACCTTCAGCACGAATTTGGTACGGTGAGCGGTATTATCGCTATTGGTGGCGGATCGGCGATGGACCTGGGCAAAGCAGTGTCTTTGATGATGAATAATCCCGGCTCTTCGGCCGATTACCAGGGCTGGGACCTGGTGAAGTTCCCTGGTGTATACAAAGCCGGTATTCCCACGCTGAGCGGCACCGGCGCAGAAGTATCCCGCACCACGGTATTAACAGGCCCTACGCGGAAACTAGGTATGAACTCAGACTTCACTCCTTTTGACCAGATCGTACTGGACCCTGCATTAACAGCCAATGCCCCGGTAAACCAACGTTTCTATACCGGCATGGATTGTTATATCCATTGTATTGAAAGCCTGGAAGGCACTTACCTGAATGAGTTCAGTAAGTCGTATGGCGAAAAGGCGCTGGAACTTTGTCAATATGTATTCCTGGAAAAAGATGGCTGGGATGCGGAGTGTGATGATAAGCTGATGATGGCCTCCTATGCGGGCGGCATGAGCATCGCCTACTCACAGGTAGGCGTGGCCCACGCAGTCAGTTATGGATTAAGCTACCTGCTGGGTACGAAACATGGTATTGGCAACTGCATTGTGATGAACCACCTGGAAGAATACTATCCTGCGGGCGTAGAAGAGTTCAAGCGCATGGTAGAGAAGAATAAGATTGACATTCCCTCTGGCATCTGCAAAGGGCTGACGGATGAACAGTTTGATACGATGATCAATGTTTCCCTGGGCATGAAACCCCTGTGGGAAAATGCGCTGGGTAAGGACTGGGAAAAGATCATGACGCGGGAAAAGCTGAGGAAGCTGTATGAGCGGTTGTAA
- the kdsB gene encoding 3-deoxy-manno-octulosonate cytidylyltransferase has product MAKVIAMIPARYAATRFPAKLMQLLKGKTVIRHTYDNTVATGLFDEVWVVTDSEVIYQEIVSHGGKATMSVKEHESGSDRIAEAVANMEVDIVLNVQGDTPFIRQEPLQQLLQCFKDPSVQVASMMQVLHEQEQIDDPNYVKVAVDRHMNSLMFSRSVIPYPRNKEVPITYYEHIGVYAFRKQALLNFTNWPITPLEAAEKVECLRYLEYGIPLRMIVVDYMGVEIDTPDDLQRAEKLL; this is encoded by the coding sequence ATGGCAAAAGTGATAGCAATGATACCTGCACGGTATGCGGCCACGAGGTTCCCGGCCAAGCTGATGCAGTTGCTGAAGGGTAAAACGGTTATCCGGCATACCTATGATAATACAGTAGCGACCGGTTTATTTGATGAAGTATGGGTAGTTACAGACAGTGAGGTGATTTACCAGGAGATTGTGTCGCACGGAGGAAAAGCCACCATGAGTGTGAAGGAACATGAAAGCGGCAGCGACCGGATAGCAGAGGCAGTAGCCAATATGGAGGTAGATATTGTACTAAATGTGCAGGGAGATACCCCTTTTATCAGGCAGGAACCCCTGCAACAGTTGTTACAATGTTTTAAAGACCCTTCCGTACAGGTAGCTTCTATGATGCAGGTGCTGCATGAACAGGAGCAGATTGATGATCCCAATTATGTAAAGGTGGCGGTAGACAGGCATATGAACTCCCTGATGTTCAGCCGCAGCGTAATTCCCTATCCCCGCAATAAAGAAGTACCCATTACTTATTATGAACATATCGGCGTGTACGCTTTCCGTAAACAGGCCCTGCTGAATTTTACCAACTGGCCCATAACACCGCTCGAAGCAGCCGAAAAGGTGGAATGCCTGCGTTACCTGGAATATGGTATTCCGTTGCGCATGATCGTGGTGGATTATATGGGCGTGGAAATTGATACGCCGGACGACCTGCAACGCGCTGAAAAGCTGCTCTGA
- the corA gene encoding magnesium/cobalt transporter CorA — translation MSPQKYLRYLGLPLLFGTHRTKELFHINPTAPPERQEADNIVVTIYDYNADAVVENKYDTVTHSFGCKTNNRISWINIDGIRKADVEAICNHFEIHPLLIEDILSMHQRPKMDEVEGVLFCLLNMLYFNDATRTVETEQISIVLGKDFVISFQEDATRDVFDPIRSKLKMGNSKIRQRTADYLLYAMLDIIVDNYFQVMEKLGEQVELVEEEVIRRSNTKSLARINQIRKELIVLKRNIAPVRDLVNGIIRSESDLLDDRTTKYFKDVYDHIIQAYDLSENYRDMMTSMQDLYINNVNLKLNEVMKVMAIVTCLLAPATVIGGIFGMNFDHIPSIHNKWGFFSAVGLMLLVPIWMLWVFRKRGWF, via the coding sequence ATGAGTCCGCAGAAATATCTCCGCTATCTTGGTTTGCCTTTATTGTTCGGTACCCACCGTACGAAGGAGTTGTTCCATATTAATCCTACAGCCCCTCCGGAACGGCAGGAAGCCGATAATATCGTAGTTACGATTTATGACTACAATGCAGATGCGGTAGTAGAAAACAAGTATGATACGGTAACACACAGTTTTGGCTGCAAAACGAATAACCGGATTAGCTGGATCAATATTGATGGCATCAGGAAGGCGGACGTGGAAGCAATCTGTAATCATTTTGAGATCCACCCCCTGCTTATTGAAGATATTCTCAGTATGCACCAGCGGCCCAAGATGGATGAGGTGGAAGGCGTCTTGTTCTGCCTGCTGAATATGCTGTATTTCAATGATGCCACGCGTACTGTTGAAACAGAGCAGATCAGTATTGTACTGGGTAAGGATTTTGTGATCTCCTTCCAGGAAGATGCCACCCGGGATGTGTTTGACCCCATCCGCAGCAAGCTTAAAATGGGCAATAGCAAGATACGGCAACGAACCGCCGATTACCTGTTGTATGCCATGCTGGATATTATTGTAGATAACTATTTCCAGGTGATGGAAAAGTTGGGCGAGCAGGTAGAGCTGGTGGAGGAAGAAGTGATCCGGCGCAGTAATACCAAATCGCTGGCGCGTATCAACCAGATCCGTAAAGAGCTGATCGTGCTGAAACGGAATATTGCGCCTGTGCGCGACCTGGTGAATGGCATTATACGCAGTGAAAGCGATTTGCTCGACGACCGTACCACCAAGTATTTCAAGGATGTGTACGACCATATCATACAGGCCTATGACCTCAGTGAGAACTACCGCGATATGATGACGAGCATGCAGGACCTTTATATTAATAATGTGAACCTGAAGCTGAATGAGGTGATGAAGGTAATGGCCATTGTAACCTGCCTGCTGGCGCCGGCCACGGTAATAGGCGGTATTTTCGGTATGAACTTCGACCATATTCCTTCCATTCACAATAAATGGGGCTTCTTTAGTGCGGTAGGCCTGATGTTGCTGGTCCCCATCTGGATGTTGTGGGTTTTCCGCAAGCGGGGATGGTTTTGA
- a CDS encoding serine hydrolase domain-containing protein → MKKLCCLVLLVVCCLPVLSQTFSLMADSIRKYRGVPGLVYAVFDADKVIDIGATGVREFRKKDSIRITDRFYIGTNSTAFTTYLAARLAEQGKIVWSAPIVKVLPEVNGKTMKLYHTVTFRQLLSQRAGIRPYTEQHDLKSLPLFTGSRTEQRKAFAIQVMKQPPLLIVDSSQTVYSVGGTVTAAAMMEKVTARAWEDLVTQYIGKPLNIAIKFGLPRLTDSLQPSGHLDVNGMLQPERVSPTMAAIVPAIDINISLKDYVIFMQDMLKALQHKKSNVSTGGATQLLSSFPGQSMGWENEVWKNLHMLHSLGKSASFSSYTMIIKEKNIGIIVLCNSGTVSGKSAVLNFGRMLRDYYCQP, encoded by the coding sequence ATGAAAAAACTGTGTTGTCTTGTTTTATTGGTGGTTTGTTGTCTCCCGGTTTTATCGCAGACTTTTTCCCTGATGGCCGATAGCATCCGCAAGTACCGCGGTGTGCCGGGATTGGTATATGCCGTATTTGACGCCGATAAGGTAATAGATATCGGCGCCACGGGTGTGCGTGAATTCCGGAAGAAAGACAGCATCCGCATTACCGACCGCTTTTATATAGGCACCAACTCCACGGCATTTACTACTTACCTGGCTGCCAGGCTTGCAGAACAGGGCAAAATAGTGTGGAGCGCTCCCATCGTAAAAGTCCTGCCAGAAGTAAATGGCAAAACGATGAAGCTGTACCATACAGTAACTTTCCGTCAGCTACTCTCCCAAAGGGCCGGCATCAGGCCCTATACAGAACAGCATGACCTTAAAAGTTTGCCCCTGTTTACCGGCAGCAGAACAGAGCAGCGCAAGGCTTTTGCCATACAGGTGATGAAACAGCCTCCCTTACTAATTGTAGACAGCAGCCAGACTGTTTATTCTGTAGGCGGCACGGTGACCGCCGCCGCCATGATGGAAAAAGTAACCGCCAGGGCCTGGGAAGACCTGGTAACCCAATATATCGGCAAGCCCCTGAATATTGCTATTAAATTCGGACTTCCCCGGCTGACAGACAGCCTGCAACCATCCGGTCACCTGGATGTCAATGGTATGCTACAACCAGAGCGGGTAAGCCCAACGATGGCAGCTATTGTACCCGCCATTGATATTAATATTTCCCTGAAGGATTATGTGATTTTTATGCAGGATATGCTGAAAGCATTGCAGCATAAGAAATCCAATGTAAGTACTGGCGGCGCCACTCAATTGTTATCCTCCTTTCCCGGACAAAGCATGGGCTGGGAAAATGAAGTATGGAAGAACCTGCACATGCTGCATTCCCTCGGTAAAAGTGCCTCCTTCAGCAGTTATACCATGATCATTAAAGAAAAGAATATCGGCATTATTGTATTGTGCAATAGTGGTACGGTAAGCGGCAAATCGGCCGTGCTGAATTTCGGCAGGATGTTGCGCGACTATTATTGCCAACCGTGA
- a CDS encoding ROK family protein, producing the protein MSSPLWGIDLGGTKIEGVILPSPHDARPLLRKRIDTEAGKGYPHIIGQIKRLIDMMQQESALTATRIGFGTPGELDPRLQTMKNCNSTALNGMPLKKDLEEALQAPVTLANDANCFALAETHWGVVKQQAPEARVVFGIIMGTGVGGGIVIDGQVWNGRHGIAGEWGHNFLDESGGPCYCGKTGCVEKVLSGPGLQAWYTHLTGQSLTLKEIVTAYKAGTDPAAAQTMERLSHFFGKAVSVVTNLLDPDVIVVGGGVGNIDVIYSTGVESLKKHIFNNGVDVPVLRPALGDSAGVFGAAALVAG; encoded by the coding sequence ATGAGTAGTCCTTTATGGGGTATTGACCTGGGAGGCACTAAGATAGAAGGCGTTATTTTGCCATCGCCTCATGATGCACGCCCCCTGTTGCGGAAACGCATTGATACAGAAGCCGGGAAAGGTTACCCGCATATTATCGGGCAGATCAAACGGCTGATTGATATGATGCAGCAGGAATCTGCACTTACGGCAACCCGTATAGGATTTGGAACGCCGGGCGAGCTGGACCCGCGTCTGCAAACGATGAAGAACTGCAACAGCACAGCATTGAATGGGATGCCCCTGAAGAAAGACCTGGAAGAAGCTCTGCAGGCGCCGGTTACACTGGCCAATGACGCCAATTGCTTTGCACTGGCCGAAACCCACTGGGGCGTGGTAAAACAACAGGCTCCGGAAGCACGCGTAGTATTTGGCATTATCATGGGCACCGGTGTTGGCGGTGGTATTGTGATTGATGGGCAGGTATGGAATGGCCGGCATGGCATTGCCGGAGAGTGGGGGCATAATTTCCTGGATGAAAGTGGTGGCCCCTGTTATTGCGGCAAGACAGGCTGCGTGGAAAAGGTATTATCCGGCCCCGGCCTGCAGGCCTGGTATACTCATCTTACCGGTCAATCCCTTACCCTGAAAGAGATTGTTACAGCCTATAAAGCAGGCACGGATCCTGCTGCTGCGCAAACAATGGAAAGGCTCTCGCATTTCTTTGGCAAAGCTGTTTCGGTAGTGACCAACCTGCTCGACCCGGATGTTATCGTGGTTGGCGGCGGCGTAGGCAATATTGATGTGATCTATTCGACGGGCGTTGAATCATTGAAAAAACACATATTTAATAATGGTGTTGATGTGCCGGTATTGCGGCCTGCATTGGGTGATAGTGCCGGTGTTTTTGGAGCCGCGGCACTGGTGGCCGGTTAA